Proteins found in one Perca fluviatilis chromosome 9, GENO_Pfluv_1.0, whole genome shotgun sequence genomic segment:
- the fbxl5 gene encoding LOW QUALITY PROTEIN: F-box/LRR-repeat protein 5 (The sequence of the model RefSeq protein was modified relative to this genomic sequence to represent the inferred CDS: deleted 1 base in 1 codon): protein MAPFPDEVDVFTGPHWRMKQLVGLYCEKLSKTNFSNNNDFRSFLQSLCATFKEFKMHEQIENEYIIGLLQQRCCTVYNVHSDNKLSEMLSLFEKGLHNVKSEYEQLNYAQQLKERLEAFTQDFLPHMKEEEEVFQPMLMQYFTYEELKDIKKQVIAQHCSQHQWDCAAEVLKGFSLWSQAEELQKAFKYADHEKTDYELEKNRNSSTHISQLPTEIMLRLFHYLDPEDLCRCSQVCSSWSELAKSGSLWRHLYPVRWARGDFYSGPPGDLDQEPDDEWVKSRQNEGRAYQKWDEDADVDESDVSDHTQGSLAINTAQREKRLLHGIIQNLLPSVGPSVRSIVLAYSSTVSSKMVRQILSFCPNITHLDLTQTNVTDSAFDSWASLGACLSLEHLDLSGCEKITDHTMKKLSVGLGDLTSSTCFDKRLDRRAKLLKSSSIPITLVEERNLYPVGRKRQAIIFKPGTGVGRCACTPTPVWVLDPSDLADIEDAADWSRRGGVSLPEAESLVETQLAGSSCCCRRSRRRGHRTGSNASYLHQQYAMSGEMFCGHSTCCTTSDMALRTFTGPQCESGTTRSSTAEFRTKCSSFGGLQCLGRQNRTDQSAAKRSLRFLSLSGCYQVTDLGLRALSQRGGLPFLEHLNLSGCLLITEVGLQELVSACPSLNDEHFYYCDNINGPHADTASGCQNLQCGFRACCRSGE from the exons ATGGCTCCTTTTCCGGACGAGGTGGATGTTTTTACTGGCCCACACTGGCGAATGAAGCAGTTGGTGGGCCTATACTGCGAAAAG ctgTCAAAAACCAACTTCTCCAACAACAATGATTTCCGCTCATTTCTTCAGTCGCTGTGCGCCACCTTCAAGGAGTTCAAGATGCATGAACAAATTGAGAATGAGTACATCATCGGCCTGTTGCAACAGCGCTGCTGCACTGTGTACAATGTGCACTCTGACAACAAACTCTCAGAGATGTTGTCCCTCTTTGAAAAAGGGTTGCACAACGTTAAG AGTGAATATGAGCAGCTTAACTATGCCCAGCAGCTGAAGGAGAGACTAGAAGCTTTCACACAAGACTTTCTGCCCCACatgaaggaagaagaagag GTGTTTCAGCCTATGCTTATGCAGTACTTCACCTACGAGGAGCTCAAGGACATCAAGAAGCAGGTGATAGCACAACACTGCAGCCAGCACCAATGGGACTGTGCCGCCGAGGTGCTGAAGGGCTTCAGTTTGTGGAGCCAGGCAGAGGAGCTGCAAAAGGCCTTTAAATATGCCGACCACGAGAAGACAGATTATG AACTGGAAAAGAACAGGAATTCTTCAACCCACATCTCCCAGCTTCCTACCGAAATTATGCTGAGGCTCTTCCACTATTTGGACCCTGAAGATCTGTGTCGCTGTAGTCAAGTGTGCAGCTCTTGGTCAGAGCTGGCTAAGTCTGGCTCTCTGTGGAGGCACCTCTACCCTGTGCGCTGGGCCAGAG GTGATTTTTATAGTGGCCCCCCTGGGGATCTGGACCAGGAGCCAGATGATGAGTGGGTGAAGAGTCGGCAGAATGAGGGCCGGGCCTATCAGAAATGGGATGAGGATGCTGATGTTGATGAGTCTG ATGTGTCGGACCATACACAGGGCTCCCTGGCAATTAACACTGCTCAGCGAGAGAAGAGGCTTCTGCATGGGATTATCCAGAACCTCCTGCCATCTGTGGGTCCGTCCGTCAGGTCCATTGTTTTGGCGTACAGTTCTACAGTCTCTAGTAAAATG GTGCGCCAGATTCTCAGTTTCTGCCCCAATATTACTCACCTGGACCTGACCCAGACTAATGTTACAGATAGTGCATTTGACAG CTGGGCGTCTCTCGGGGCTTGTCTCTCTCTGGAGCACCTGGATTTGTCGGGGTGTGAAAAGATTACTGATCACACCATGAAGAAACTGTCAGTTGGGCTGGGTGACCTCACATCCTCCACCTGCTTTGACAAACGTTTGGACCGACGGGCCAAGCTTCTTAAAAGTTCCTCAATACCTATCACACTGGTGGAAGAGAGGAACCTTTATCCAGTGGGACGAAAGCGGCAGGCCATCATTTTTAAGCCGGGAACTGGC GTTGGGCGCTGCGCCTGCACCCCCACGCCAGTGTGGGTCCTGGACCCCTCAGACCTTGCTGATATTGAAGACGCTGCAGATTGGAGCCGCCGCGGTGGGGTGTCTCTTCCTGAAGCAGAAAGCCTTGTAGAGACACAGCTTGCGGGAAGCTCGTGCTGTtgcaggaggagcaggaggcgcGGGCACAGGACTGGCTCAAATGCCTCCTATTTGCATCAGCAGTATGCAATGTCTGGGGAAATGTTTTGTGGTCACTCCACCTGCTGCACGACTAGTGACATGGCCCTCAGGACTTTTACTGGGCCTCAGTGCGAGTCGGGCACCACCAGGAGCAGCACTGCAGAGTTTCGGACTAAATGCTCCTCATTTGGGGGGCTGCAGTGCTTGGGGCGTCAAAACAGGACTGACCAGTCAGCGGCAAAACGCTCACTGAGGTTTCTCAGCCTTTCTGGATGCTATCAAGTCACAGATTTGGGCTTAAG GGCTCTGTCACAGCGTGGAGGGCTTCCTTTCCTGGAGCATCTCAACCTGTCTGGCTGCCTCCTCATCACTGAGGTGGGGCTGCAGGAACTGGTGTCAGCCTGTCCTTCCCTCAATGATGAGCACTTCTATTACTGCGACAACATCAACG GTCCTCACGCAGACACGGCCAGCGGCTGCCAGAACCTGCAGTGTGGCTTCAGGGCCTGCTGTCGCTCCGGAGAGTGA